A single Drechmeria coniospora strain ARSEF 6962 chromosome 03, whole genome shotgun sequence DNA region contains:
- a CDS encoding brix domain-containing protein 2, with product MANDEYDFLFKVVLIGDSGVGKSNLLSRFTRNEFNLDSKSTIGVEFATRSIQVDSKTIKAQIWDTAGQERYRAITSAYYRGAVGALLVYDISKHQTYENVTRWLKELREHADANIVIMLVGNKSDLRHLRAVPTEEAKSFASENHLSFIETSALDASNVELAFQNILTEIYRIVSSKALDSGDGAQTTIGAGTNISLSKPADDEASKSGNSTGPLRNKRQEGVEDLIDKGGIEMAAVYKTISKGASQKSDAPSHGVKKNKQRVLILSSRGVTYRHRHLLNDIASMLPHSRKDAKFDSKSRLNELNELAELYNCNNVLFFEARKGKDLYIWLSKVPNGPTVKMHMQNLHTMEELHFTGNCLKGSRPILSFDAAFDKQPHLRVIKELFLHTFGVPQGARKSKPFIDHVMGFSVADGKIWVRNYQINEEEGSILQPGANSADKGASKSRSETDINLIEIGPRFVLTPIVIQEGSFGGPIIYENREFISPNQLRSDLRKSKASRHNARAEQTVERLSKKGDLGLRSTGGQRKARDEMANKELFA from the exons ATGGCCAACGACGAATATGAT TTCCTCTTCAAAG TCGTCTTGATCGGTGACTCCGGTGTCGGAAAGTCCAACCTTCTCAGCCGATTTACGCGAAACGAGTTCAACCTGGACTCGAAGTCGACCATTGGTGTCGAGTTCGCCACCAGATCCATCCAGGTCGACTCCAAAACTATCAAGGCGCAGATATGGGATACTGCCGGTCAGGAACGATACCGAGCCATCACCTCGGCCTACTACCGCGGTGCCGTTGGTGCCCTACTCGTTTACGACATTAGCAAGCATCAGACGTATGAGAACGTGACTAGATGGCTGAAGGAGCTTCGCGaacacgccgacgccaacaTCGTCATCATGCTGGTGGGAAACAAGAGCGATCTGAGGCACTTGCGGGCCGTCCCCACGGAGGAGGCCAAGTCATTTGCCA GCGAGAACCACCTGTCGTTCATTGAGACATCGGCCTTGGATGCAAGCAACGTCGAGCTAGCTTTCCAGAACATTCTCACGG AGATCTACCGAATCGTCTCCAGCAAAGCACTGgacagcggcgacggcgcccagACCACTATCGGCGCGGGCACAAACATCTCCCTCAGCAAGCCCGCGGACGATGAGGCGTCCAAGAGTGGAAA CAGCACTGGACCCCTCAGAAACAAACGACAAGAAGGTGTCGAAGACCTGATCGACAAAGGTGGTATCGAGATGGCTGCAGTCTACAAGACCATATCCAAGGGCGCCTCCCAAAAATCCGATGCGCCCAGCCATGGCGTCAAGAAGAACAAGCAGCGAGTGCTCATCCTCTCCTCGAGAGGCGTCACCTACCG GCACCGCCACCTGTTGAACGATATCGCATCGATGCTCCCACACAGCCGAAAGGACGCAAAGTTCGATTCCAAGTCGAGGCTAAACGAACTGAacgagctggccgagctCTACAACTGCAACAACGTCCTCTTCTtcgaggcgaggaagggcAAGGACTTGTACATATGGCTGAGCAAAGTTCCCAACGGCCCGACGGTCAAGATGCACATGCAGAATC TACACACGATGGAGGAGCTGCATTTCACAGGCAACTGCCTCAAAGGCTCGAGGCCCATCCTGTCCTTTGATGCCGCGTTCGACAAACAGCCACATCTCCGGGTGATCAAGGAACTGTTTCTGCATACCTTTGGTGTCCCACAAGGCGCGCGCAAATCCAAGCCTTTCATCGACCACGTCATGGGCTTTTCCGTAGCCGACGGAAAGATTTGGGTGCGAAATTACCAGAtcaacgaggaggagggctcCATTCTCCAGCCTGGGGCGAACAGCGCGGACAAGGGAGCGTCCAAGTCAAGGTCGGAGACGGACATCAACCTCATCGAGATTGGCCCGCGCTTTGTCCTCACACCCATCGTGATCCAAGAGGGATCCTTTGGTGGCCCGATCATCTACGAGAACCGCGAGTTTATCTCACCGAATCAATTGAGGTCGGATCTGCGTAAATCAAAGGCTTCACGGCACAATGCGCGCGCAGAGCAGACGGTCGAGAGGCTATCCAAGAAAGGCGACTTGGGCCTGAGGTCGACCGGTGGCCAGCGGAAAGCTAGAGACGAAATGGCCAACAAGGAGCTGTTCGCATAA